AAGGCTCGCACCTGCCGCATCAGACTGGCCATTTCCAGGGCATTCATCGCGTACTCCCAGCCTTTGTTGCTCTTGACGCCGGCGCGTTCGATGGCCTGCTGCAAGTTATCCGTGGTGAGCACTCCAAAAATCACTGGTACCCCCGTTTGGAAACTGGCGGCGGCAATGCCCTTGGCCACCTCAGCAGCCACGTACTCGAAATGGGGGGTATCGCCGCGAATCACCGCTCCCAAGCAAATCACCGCATCGTAGCGCTGGGATTGGGCTAGTTGATGGGCCACAACCGGTATCTCGAAACTCCCCGGCACCCAAAAGTAATCTACCTGGGTTTCCAGGTTCACGCCGTGCCGTTGCAGCGCGTCCCGACAGCCCTCTAGTAGCTTGCCGGTGATGAGATCGTTAAACCGCCCGATGACAATGGCGAGCCGCAGGCCCTCGACATCGGTAAATGTGCCTTCAAAAACCGCCATTAGACCAGAAACACGTCCATCAACCCGATGGTAAAT
The sequence above is a segment of the Gloeomargarita sp. SKYB120 genome. Coding sequences within it:
- the ribH gene encoding 6,7-dimethyl-8-ribityllumazine synthase produces the protein MAVFEGTFTDVEGLRLAIVIGRFNDLITGKLLEGCRDALQRHGVNLETQVDYFWVPGSFEIPVVAHQLAQSQRYDAVICLGAVIRGDTPHFEYVAAEVAKGIAAASFQTGVPVIFGVLTTDNLQQAIERAGVKSNKGWEYAMNALEMASLMRQVRA